The genomic region GTGCATCGCCGTCTTCAGCCTGTTGCGGCCCGAGGTCTTCGCGACCAGCCAGAACTTCTTCAACGTGCTCAACCAGGTGGCCATCCTCGGCATCATTGCCCTCGGACTGACGGTGGCGCTGGTCCAGGGTCTCTTCGACCTCAGTCTCGCCGGCATGGCCACGCTCGGTGGCTTCCTGGCCTGCAAGTGGTTGGCGGAGGGCACGCTCAGCAGCCCGATCCTCGCCGTCCTCATCGTGCTGGCGCTGGCGTTGGCGATCGGGGCCTTCAACGGAGTGGTGGTGGCGTACGGAGGCGTGTCCGCCTTCATCGTCACCCTGGCGATGGGTTCCATCCTCACCGGCGTCACTCTCGGGGTCTCGGACTCCCAGACGGTCCTCTCAGGCATCCCCGACGGGTTCCTCATCATGGGGCAGGGGGAGGTCGGCCCCATCCCGACGCCGGTCGTGATCCTCGCCGTCGTCGCTGTCGTGCTCTACGTCCTGCTCGAGCAGACCCAGATCGGTCGCCACATGTACGCCATCGGGGGCAATGCGGAGACGTCGCGGCTGTCCGGCATCCCGGTCAGGCGCTACGCCTTGATCGCGCTGGGGATCTCGGCGGCGTGCGCTGCCCTCGGCGGCATGGTCGTGGCCGCCAACCTGGGTGTCGGCCGGCCCCAGGGCGTCGGTGACACCTACCTGCTCGACTCGTTCGCGGCGGCGTTCATCGGAGCCTCTACCTTGCGCCCGGGCAGGTTCCACATCCTCGGCACGGTGGTGGGGGTGCTGCTGATCGGGGTCATCAACAACGGCCTGTCGATCATGGGTGTCGAGACGTTCTGGCAGTACGCGGTGCGCGGCATCATCCTGTTGCTGGCCGTGTTCGCCGCGAGCTTCCTCGTGATGAGGCGGCGATGAGCGAGGCGGGCGGACCAGACCATCGCGTCGTCGTCGTCACCGGAGGCGCTCGAGCAGGAGGCATGGGCCGCGCGATCGCGGAGTCCTTCCTGCGCCTGGGTGACGCCGTCGTCCTCTCGGACGTCGGGGCACCCCTCGCGAGCCATCCCGACTACGAGGTGGCGCCGCCGGACCACCTCTCGCAGGCCGCGGCCGAGCTCGACGCGCTGGGGCCGGTCCTGCCGGTCGCCTGCGACGTGACCGACGAGGAGCAGGTCGAGGCGCTGTTCGACGCCGCGGTCGCAGAGCACGGGCGGGTGGACGTGCTGGTGAACTGCGCAGGCCTGGCGATCGGGCTGACGCCGGTGACGGAGCTGACCCTGCGCGACTGGCAGGTCAACATCGACGTGATGGCCACCGGCGCGTTCCTCTGTGCCCGCGAGGCGGCACGTCGGATGGTGCCCAGGGGCGCGGGTCGCATCATCACGATCGCCTCGCAGGCCGGCAAGACCGGGATGCCGCTCCTAGCTGCCTACTCCGCGTCCAAGTTCGCGGTCATCGGTCTCACCCAGAGCATGGCGGCTGAGCTCGGCGAGCACGGCGTCACCGTCAACGCGATCTGTCCCGGCACCATCGACACACCGCTGCTGGCCGTGCAGGGCGGCGTCTACCAGACGTTCTCGGGGGCCGCGGGCCGCTCGGAGGACGAGTACCGGCGCCGGTTGGCTCGCCAGATCCCGGCACGTCGGTTCGGTGTGCCCGGTGACGTCGCTGCGGCAGCGGTCTACCTGGCATCCGAGGGCGCGTCCTTCGTCACCGGTGAGGCGTTGAACGTGACCGGTGGGCAGGAGATGCACTGAATGGGAACCACCACGCCGGGCCTGGTCTTCCACGGCCCCCACGACGTACGCGTCGAAGAGCTCGTGCAGCCGCCCCTGGGCCGCTGCGACGTGCTCCTCGACGTGGAGGCATGCGGAGTATGCGGGTCCGACCTGGCGTCGTACGCGCACGGTCACTACATCGAGCCCGGGCAGGTGATGGGACACGAGCTGTCCGCGACCGTGGCGGCGCTGGGCGACGCGCTCGAGGGCCTGCGGGTGGGTGAGCGGGTAGCCGTGCGTCCGATGCGCTCGTGCGGGACCTGCGACTACTGCGCCGAGGGAGACACGCACCTGTGCGGCGCCACGGCCGGGCGATCGCTCGGCTACGGCGTGCAGGGAGCCTTCGCGCGGCAGCTCCTCGTCCCAGACGTCGTGGTCGGTCGAGACCTGTTGCCGGTGCCCGACCACGTCGACCCCTTCGACCTGCTCTGGGCCGAGCCCCTGGCCGTCGCCCTGCACGCCGTGCGCCTCGTCGGTCCCGCGTCGAAGCGGCGCCTGCTGGTGACCGGCGCCGGTGCCGTCGGACTGGCGGTGACAAGCGCCGCCATCGCCCTCGGTCTCGAGGTCGAGGTGGTCGAGCCCCTGGCCGAGCGACGCGCGGCAGCTCGGGACGTGGGCGCCAGTGCCTGGGCACCGGGCGAGCTCGCCGAGACAGCCACGTTCGACGCCCTCGTGGACGCGTCGGGGGTGCCCGCCGCGGTGACCGCGGTGCTGTCCCTGCTGTCCCCGACCGCGCCGGTGGTGCTGGTCGGCCTCAACGACGCCGCCGTGCCCTGGCCTGTCGGCGCGCACCGTGTCAGCGGTTCGTTCGCCTACGTGGACTCGGACTTCGCAGATGCCGTCGACCTGATCAGCACCGGGCGGGTGTCTCTCGGCGCCATGGTCACCCATCGATACGCCCTCGAAGATGCGGACCGGGCCCTCGGAGCGCCTCACCCCGACGACCACGTCGTCAAGGCCGCGATCGTGCCTCGGGCCTGACCTCGCCCCCGCCCCCCCCGCCGCCACCACACTGCCCTCGGGCGCGCCCGCGAACGGGGCCGTCCACTGTCAAGGAGCTCCCGTCGTATGAATGCACCTTCCGTCCCCAGCTCAGTCACCTTCGACCTCGCCGGGTCCCGCGTGTGGGTCACGGGCGCCAGTCGTGGCCTGGGTCGGGCGATGGCCCTCGGGTTCGCCGCCGCAGGCGCCCAGGTCGCGTTGACCGCCCGCTCGGCTGACGGGATCAAGGAGGTGGCCGTGGAGATCGAGGCGATGGGTGGTGAGCCCCTCGTCCTGGTCGGCTCGGTCTCCGACAGCGAGGCCGTGTCGCGTTCCGCCGCGATCATCCGCGAGGAGTGGGGCGGCCTGGACGTCCTGGTCAACTGCGCCGGCATCAGTCCGACGTTCAAGCGCGCCGAGCTCCTCGAGGACGAGGAGTGGCGTCACGTGCTGGACATCAACGTCACAGGCACGTTCCTCTGCGCACGCGAGGCCGGCAAGCTGATGCTGGACAGCGGCGGGGGAGCCGTCGTGAACATCTCCAGCATCCACGGGCAGGTCGGCATGGAGCGGATGTTGGCCTACTCCGCGAGCAAGGGCGCCGTCGACTCCATCACCCGCACGCTCGCCCTCGAGTGGGCTGAGCGGGGCGTGCGCGTCAACACCATCTCGCCCGGTTACTTCGAGACCGACATGACAGAGGCCCTGCGCGGCCACCAGAAGTGGCGCGGTCACCTGCTCTCGAAGATCCCCATGGGCCGGTTCGGTGTCCCGGAGGAGATCGTGTCCGCGGCGCTCTTCCTGGCGTCGGACGCCTCGGGGTTCATGACCGGGTCGAACTTGGTCGTCGACGGCGGCTGGACCGCGGCATGAGTGCGCCGCTCCCGGACGTGGGTGTCTGGGAGGTGCTGTACACGACGCGTGCCATGAGACGAATGCACCCGGATCCGATCCCGATGGAAGTGCAGGCGCGGATCATGGACGCCGCGGTACGGGCACCGAGCGGCGGCGACAGCCAGGCGTGGCGCTTCCTGCTCGTTGACGACCCGACGGTCAAGGGGCAGCTCGCGGAGCCATATCGTGACTCGGTTCGCCTGCTGTGGCGCGGCCACTACTCCGCGCAGGCCGCGGCTGCCGAGGCGGATCCCCAGGCCGAGACCTCTCGCAAGTTCTTGAGGCTGCGCTCGAGCGTGC from Nocardioides salarius harbors:
- a CDS encoding zinc-dependent alcohol dehydrogenase — translated: MGTTTPGLVFHGPHDVRVEELVQPPLGRCDVLLDVEACGVCGSDLASYAHGHYIEPGQVMGHELSATVAALGDALEGLRVGERVAVRPMRSCGTCDYCAEGDTHLCGATAGRSLGYGVQGAFARQLLVPDVVVGRDLLPVPDHVDPFDLLWAEPLAVALHAVRLVGPASKRRLLVTGAGAVGLAVTSAAIALGLEVEVVEPLAERRAAARDVGASAWAPGELAETATFDALVDASGVPAAVTAVLSLLSPTAPVVLVGLNDAAVPWPVGAHRVSGSFAYVDSDFADAVDLISTGRVSLGAMVTHRYALEDADRALGAPHPDDHVVKAAIVPRA
- a CDS encoding SDR family NAD(P)-dependent oxidoreductase, translated to MNAPSVPSSVTFDLAGSRVWVTGASRGLGRAMALGFAAAGAQVALTARSADGIKEVAVEIEAMGGEPLVLVGSVSDSEAVSRSAAIIREEWGGLDVLVNCAGISPTFKRAELLEDEEWRHVLDINVTGTFLCAREAGKLMLDSGGGAVVNISSIHGQVGMERMLAYSASKGAVDSITRTLALEWAERGVRVNTISPGYFETDMTEALRGHQKWRGHLLSKIPMGRFGVPEEIVSAALFLASDASGFMTGSNLVVDGGWTAA
- a CDS encoding ABC transporter permease, coding for MSRYGTIASLVTCIAVFSLLRPEVFATSQNFFNVLNQVAILGIIALGLTVALVQGLFDLSLAGMATLGGFLACKWLAEGTLSSPILAVLIVLALALAIGAFNGVVVAYGGVSAFIVTLAMGSILTGVTLGVSDSQTVLSGIPDGFLIMGQGEVGPIPTPVVILAVVAVVLYVLLEQTQIGRHMYAIGGNAETSRLSGIPVRRYALIALGISAACAALGGMVVAANLGVGRPQGVGDTYLLDSFAAAFIGASTLRPGRFHILGTVVGVLLIGVINNGLSIMGVETFWQYAVRGIILLLAVFAASFLVMRRR
- a CDS encoding SDR family NAD(P)-dependent oxidoreductase; translation: MSEAGGPDHRVVVVTGGARAGGMGRAIAESFLRLGDAVVLSDVGAPLASHPDYEVAPPDHLSQAAAELDALGPVLPVACDVTDEEQVEALFDAAVAEHGRVDVLVNCAGLAIGLTPVTELTLRDWQVNIDVMATGAFLCAREAARRMVPRGAGRIITIASQAGKTGMPLLAAYSASKFAVIGLTQSMAAELGEHGVTVNAICPGTIDTPLLAVQGGVYQTFSGAAGRSEDEYRRRLARQIPARRFGVPGDVAAAAVYLASEGASFVTGEALNVTGGQEMH